In the Balaenoptera musculus isolate JJ_BM4_2016_0621 chromosome 2, mBalMus1.pri.v3, whole genome shotgun sequence genome, CTGGAGAGTTCCCATCTCAGCCACGCCCTTTGGGCTACTCGCTTTTCTTGTCCTCCAGTCCCATTCCGATATACTCTCCCCCTCTCCCTATGGAGGGTactgcaaatttttaaaacactcattCATGAAACTCTACCAACTCCCCTGCCCCCATggcccccctgccctcccaggggCCCTGGCCTCCTACTTCATGACCATTAGGCAGATGGTTCCTCCACCATCACCGTCCCGCACCCGTGCCTCTTCTCCCTCAACTCACCATTGTGCTTTGCTCACTCTCTCTCACGCATctcactttctccctctcctattttcttttctctttaccaAAAAATTTGCTCAGTTCTCTCCCATTCCTAAAAGCAAACTGAAACTCCCAACTTTTCATTCTAACTCCTGCTGTCTCCCTTGTGCTTTTACTGACAAGACTTGGAAGGTGCAGTCTCCGGTCTCCACCTGCATCCTCAATCACACCTTGGGCTCCCGTGGCTGCTCTCTCCAAGTCCACCAGTGACACCCTGATTGTCACAGCTGGTGGCCTCCCTTCAGTCCTCATCTTCCTGGACCTCCAGACAGCCTGGCTCTGTGGACGGCTCCACCGTCCTCAGACTTGACCCCTCCTCCCTGAATTCCACTTTTTGGCCACCCTCCTTTCAGTCTCCATTCCTGCCTCAGCCCCATCCCAGGAAGGAGCCTTGGCAGAGCACACAACCCTGATGGTCTTTGTGATCACTTGAAGGAGGTCATCTCTGGTGCCGCTTTCAGGAGATAAAAGCCTCCCGCCATACACTCCCCTACACTCACCTTCTCCACAATGAAGGCTGTGATGCCCCGAGAAGCTGGCACAGCAGCCAGATCTGTCTTGGCATAGACAATAAGGACATCAGCATCAGGGCCATTGGTGATCCAGAATTTGTTGCCATTCAGGACATAGTGATCTCCTAAGGACAGGAAGTTGGCTACTTGCGTAAGCTGTATGGGCCTGTCTCAACCAGTCAGTTCTCCAGACCTTCTGTTGAGCAAAAAGCTGTCCAGCTGGCAAGTGCTTCTAGAAACCCAGCAGAGGCCACCTCCAATCACTGCTCCCTCACCCCGAAGGTCTGTACCTCTGCCCACTTCAGCTCTCAAATCAAGGGGAGCCTCacctttcttttctgctttcagCTTCATGGAGACAACATCGGAGCCAGCATTTGTCTCACTCATGGCCAGGGCTCCGACGTATTCACCACTGATCAGCTGCAAGGAAAACCCCAAAGGGCCTTGTTATGACTTCAGAAGTACCCTGCAGGGGCTCACTGATACCATGTCTTGCCTGGTCACATGACACCCCTTCTAACTTCTCTCAGATCCAGGCATAGGTAAAGTCCTAGAAGAGAAGCCCCATACCCACAAGCCTGAAGCTTTCTCTTCTATTCCCATTCCCTTTGCAAGGGAAGCTAGTCCTAggctttcatttcttaaaatgctcagtaaatgttgtcCAGTGACTGACTCAGGTGTTCTggccctatttttaatttattttttggctgtgccatgtggcttgctagtccccgaccagggatcgaacccacgccccctgcattggaagcacggagtcttaaccactggaccaccagggaagttcctatttttaatttttttgattgaagtattttatttgtttttagtgtcatattttagttttttattttttaaatttatttttcatttatttttggctgcatcgggccttcgttgctgcgtgggatttctctagttgcagagaacgggggctactcttcgttgcagtgcgcgggcttctcttgttgcggagcacgggctctaggcacacgggcttcagtagttgtggctcgcgggctctagagtgcaggctcagtagttgtggcacacgggcttagttgctccacggcacgtgggagcttcccgggccagggctcaaacccgtgtcccctgcattggcaggcgtattcttaaccactgcaccaccagggaagccctaactgaagtattttaaaacaaatccctGACCCCTTCCTAGCCCTATCAGTTTCAGGGTAGCAGCATGCTACAGAAAGCAAGGCTGACCAGCCCTCCCCAATGGGGGAGAAGCCTCATGGCTGGTGGTTGCACCATGCAATCAGCGTGTTTCTCCATCCCCATTTCCTCACCTTGGGGAGGTACTTCTCCTTCTGGGCCTCGTTTCCATTACGAACAATTTGGttgaggcagaggttggagtgggCACCGTAACTGAGACCCACTGCTCCAGAGACTCGGGATATCTCCTCCATCACCAGCACGTGCTCCAGGTAGCCCAGGCCGGAGCCGCCATACTGAACtaggggtcggggtggggggcgcaGGGGAGTGGAAAAGGCAGCCCAGttaaatgaggacactgagaggAATCTTACATTTATTTGCAGTAGAGGAACACTCTTATAGCACCTATTCCAAGTTCCCTCTAGCAAGGTCAACAGGCGGATGCTGTGGACCCTGCTTGCAAGCTCACAGAATTGGTTTTGCCTGCTGCTGCCTCTGGTCAGCTGAGGCATGGTTCAGAAAACAGTCATTGCAACTCCTGCTTTatcccaaacatttaaaaaaaaaaatttatttatttggccacgccacgcagcttttgggatcttagctccccagccagggattgaacccaggccctcggcagtgaaagcgcagagtcctaaccactggactgccagggaattccctatcccAGATGGACTTCTTAATGAAGACAAGAAGacctgagcacctactgtttggAAAGCTATAGAAGTGCCGACGCTGATGAACAAATGAAGCAAGAGGACCTGGGGTTtatcagagaaacacaaagaggGAAGGTCAAAGCACGAAGATGAGATACAAAGCAGAGGATGTGCATGCAGAAGCCCTGAGGAAGATGAGAGCTTCATAGCGTAGGTTTGGACCTAAAGAAGCAGGGCTGGTAATGGAACAGGAGAGCTGCAGCCTGAGAGGAAGTCTGGAGAGGGCAGAAGAGATGCTGGGAGGGAATTTCAGAACTCCTCATAAAAAATGTGGTTGTTTTCCTCGGCAGCAGATCCAAAATCAAAGAGGCTGCGTTACCTGGTGCCAGCCTTCCCGCCCTCCGTCCTGCTGTCTGGGTAAACCCTGCAAAGGCCCTCTGTGTATGTTCACTCTAACCAAGAAGTCAGGCTGGTCCTTGGCTCTAGGGAAGGGTTAGCCCAACCCGCACGACTCCAGGAAGGAAAGCCCATGGGCAGGTAACGTTAGAAACTGCTACCAGGACACCATGTGGAAACCAGAACTCATATCTGGCTTTCTTTTCAAGGTTCTCCCTGGATAGGGTTTTCATCTGATTCCTAcctgcctctttcttccattAACTAGCATCTGATTCAGAAGAATATTCTTTATGGGGGCTCATAAACCCCCAAGACACAGTGGGAGAAAGAGTCTTGTTTGAGAGTTCCCAGCAACCTTCCCCCTACTACTGTATGTTAAGATagtctaaattaatttttaagtggtTACATCATCACTCATGATGTAACTTTGTACGATCAGCTTAAATCCCAGGAACTGTCTCCAAGTGGTGAGGGGAGGATGTAAGGAGAGAATACTGTGGTCCACCGCTACTCTAATGCCCAGTGAACACAGGCCAAAGCAGGGTGGGCTGTCCAGGCTTTGGCTGGTGAGGCCATAGGCTCACCTCTTTACAAGGCACCGCAAGCCAGGCCTGGCCTTTGCTCTAGAGGCCAACATCTGAAACAAAGCCCaccagctccctgccctccccccctgGAAACAAGTAGTAAGACCCACAGGGGACTCTGGACAGGCCCAGGGACAGCCTGTTAAATACATCATCTGGCCACCTCACTGTGGAGGCTCAGACAGGCATCCCTCTCCCCTACACCTCCGTCTGCTTCCAAATGAGCTCTAGGGCCAAGATGTGGGCAGAGAACACAGGTATCCCCCACAGGAACACACTGTCCTGAGTGGTACTGCCTCGATGCTACTGGTAGGGCAGAGCTTAGGGATTATGTGAGGCAGTAAGACTGAGGTACTAAGACCACTGCTTGATCTGGAGTTTTCTAAACTCCCCAGATCACCTGGGGGAACTTGTTAAGCATGCAGAGTTCAAGAGTCTGGGTGACCCAAGTGAACCACACTGACCTAAATCCTTTGCCTTGTTAACATCACTGCCTAGAGAAACAGAAGAGTTTACTCTTCTCTGGGTTGACAGTCACTGGGCACTTTCTCAGCTCCAAGTGGGAAGAGACTCTGGTTTCTCCAAGTAtgatctttcttctcctttcctgcttcttttggGAATGGTTTTAAAAGGCATGCAAGAAAAGTTCTCTCTAGGGAAAGAAACCATACTCACCAGGGGCTGTGACACCCAAGACTCCCAGGTTCCCCAGCTGCTTCCAAAACTCCTGCCAACAGAATAGAGTGAGTGTAGTGGGTTGTGAGAAAGCAGCCAGTCACAGGGGCCTGGCATATCTGGAACAACAAGACCCAAGGGCTTCACAGAAAGGGGCTGCATTCTTAGGGAGCTTTCATTTACCAGAAGACTGTGAGAGCTCTGCCAGGCAGGAGTGCAATTCCCAGACcatcccagcccagctcccagtcTGCCCCCCGTCCCCCTCAGAGTGGGCCCCACGACTCACTCGCAGGTTCTTGAACTCATTGCTCCGATCAATCTCCTGGGCATGGGGTGCCAGATGCTCCTGAAGGAATTTAGCCATGGTCTGACGAAgctagagggagagagatggacagATGCTGCTGAAACGGTACATAATTGCCCCTGAGGACAGCGTCTCCACTACTGAGGACACCTTCAGGGAAACGGGACACAAGTAACCTCACCAAAGAGCATCAAACTGAAACTTAGAGGCCCCACCAGTTTATGCTTCCTCAGAGATGACCTTCCCCTCTCTTTctgaagattatttatttatttttatttatttatttatttggctgcgccaggtctttagttgcggcataggGGATTTTTTAGTTGtagcctgtgggatctagttccctgaccggggatcgaacccgggtcccctgcattgggagcgtggagtcctaaccactggaccaccagtgaagtccctgaaGATTATTTCTTAAATGTCACTCCCCTACATAAATCATTCCATGGTTCTACATGGTCCTTAAAAGACAAACtccttatatatgtatatgtataactgaatcactttgctgtacacctgaaactaacacaacattataaattagctatgctgcttcttttttttttaaagatctagcaagtcttgcttttttttttttttaaagagctcctgacttatttatttatttatttactttttatttttttggctgtgttggctcttcgtttctatgcgagggctttctctagttgtggcaagcggaggccactcttcatcgcggtgcgcgggcctttcactgtcgcggcctctcgttgtggggcacaggctccagatgcgcaggctcagtagttgtggctcacgggcctagttgctccgtggcatgtgggatcttcccagaccagggctcgaacccgtgtcccctgcattggcaggcagattctcagccactgcgccaccagggaagccccgcttctttttttttttttttaaccattaaaaaaaattaagacaaactCCTTACCCAGGACTAGAAGGCCCTGTGTGAGGTGACCCCTGCAGCCTATCCAGCATTCCCCAGTACCTTTCTCATCCCCCActcactgtgctccagccacgCCCCCTTCAGTTCTTGGCACGTGTCAGGCTCCTTTTTGTCCCTGAGCCTTTGGGTAAAAGGGATTATTCAGAAGAGATTAGAAACTCCTTTTGGCAGGAAAGTTTGAGAACTAGGATTGAACACTTTCTGCCTGAGGTGATTCAGAGCTCTGTCTGCTGACTGTAAATGCAAGTGGACTTTGGGGTTCTGGGCAAGCTTGGGCACTTGCTTAGAGCCACAGGAGAATCACATTCCCCGGGAACTCCAAGCCAGTGTCCAAGTGAACAGTCTCCTTCCTCCAGGAATGGCTCTGGTTCAGCCCCATTTGTAACAACatctttcaagttttttttcaactttgtgGTTTGACCCGATAGGTTGAAGAATTACAGCACGGACTACACGGTGCATTTCAACTCCACCCCCAAGGTGTGTATTTGAAAAAGATTCCGTGGTGATGATTAAccaggtttgagaaccacagccGTAGACAGTATTGAGGTGTAAGAAGACTTCAGACAGATTGAGGGCCCTTTTGCCACACGCGGGTAGTCCTGCCAATCCTCCACCAAaacaccccccgccccaccatcCCCGGTCTCCCAGGAGCGTTCCTATCCTCCACTCCTCGTGTAACTCCGGCAACCAGGCCTTGCTGCCGCCACAGAGGGGAGACTGGGGCCCGCGGCCGCCCCCGCGCTGGCGCTCCTACAGCCCCCGGATCACACGCCGCGGCTGGGTGGGCGCTGGGTAGAAGAGCGCCAGGGAGACCACCGAGCACGGAAAAGGGGCCGGGAGGGGGGTCAGGCTCCCTACCTGCTTCTGCTCCTCCCTTAGCCCATTGATTGCATCGTCCACGGGCAACAGCGAGTTGGCCCGCTGGGTAATCAGGCCGGCGAGTGGCTGCAGTGGCGGCCGCGGCCTCCAGCTCGCCACGCGCCGACCCAGTAGCCAAGCTACAGTCGCCATCTCGGCCTTGCCCTGGGAGCCTGAGCCCCAGCAGCTGTGAGCGAGTCCTGCGGCGCTCCACCAATCCCCGGCTTCGCTTCCGCCACCCAATCGGCGAGGGGGTGGGTCTCCAGTAGCCAATCACCCTCCACTGTCCGAGGAAGGCCGCGCTTTCCCCGGCCACTGCACCAGCCAATCAGCGGTGACCTCCCGCGGACCGACGCCCCGCGAGGCTGGTGTGCTTGCTTGGGGGAGCTGGACCTGCAGGTGTCATGTCAAGGTTGGGTCTTTTTAAAGTGGACGAGTAGGAAGAGTGTCTTCTTTTTTGAGTTGAGGATAAGTATTCCCCCGGCGTTGAAAATAGCAGTCCCTAACTGCAGACATCTGTGGGAAAGCAAGTGTTAAAATAGCAAACGGAAAAGCCCCGAATGCCCCTTGCTTGGCAATACATTGTTAAAGAAAATCTGGGAAAAGAGCGCTCGCTCTAGGGTGCACGTTGGTTATAACTCAGTGAATTTGCTTTATTATGTAACAAGGTTTGTTGACTTTGAGTTTTATGGGAAAGGGGTTGTTAAGGAGTTGCTGTCttccaaattatttaatataCGTAAGAACAAGAGAGTCAGGACTTATTTTTAACAGGGGTGGGGTGATGGTGGACCGAACTCAGATGCTCGGGTTCAGCTGCTCCCCGCTGGAAAGACAAGTGTTGGCTGGAAAGGACGGGTTGCTTTATTCAGAAGGCAACCTGGGGGGAAGGCAGAGTCGCGTCAAAGAACCAACTCTGAAGCGTCTGCTccaccatgaaagtttttaaagggagaaaggggGGAAGCCATTCGCAGTTaatcatttggggaggggggatcAGAGTCTTCCTTATCTTCCACTAagtgcagactttcttctgattggttggtggtgggGTAACAAGGTGGTGTTTCAGGAATCtggtgctcagcctgaagttaccatcttccacctgggtggggccTTAGTTCtagcagaagaactcaaagatattgttaggTATATTCCTGGTTTctgggggaaccaggaccctgctttaTTGTTGTACTAtagtttcttgactgctcctcctttgtttctgcattccctcttttttctatttagcaactgtttgaatctgccctttggcacacagggaaggtctaggaggctgatgcctctttcctacaaacaagaaacggggacacagaaaggatttgtacaCAGAAGGgcctcacagggtcctgctccatttcagggagacaggaaaggaagaatggtgtatgaggggaaagaggagagctGATAGAATTCAGCTTCTATCCCCTTCCCTGCTTTGctaatttccttctctgtgggGCGGTCAATGCCCTTGAAGAACTCATCTCAGGTAGTTTAGTGCCCTGAATCCAGGGACACCATTGCAATCCTGCTACTTAGATGTGGAAGTTCgggcaagtttcttttttttttttttaattttaatttaatttatttatttggttgcgttgggtcttcattgctacatgcgggctttctctagttgcatccagcgggggctactctttgttgtggtgcgcaggcttctcattgcattggtttctcttgttgcggagctcgggctttaggcgcgcgggcttcagtcgttgtggctcacgggctctagagtgcagaggctcagtagttgtggtgcacaggcttagttgctccgcggcatgtgggatcttcccggaacagggctcgaacctgttttccctgcattggcaggcggatccttaaccactgcgccatcagggaagtccctcgggCAAGTTTCTTAGATCTTTTCAGActctgtttcatcttttttttttttggccaagccaccaGGAATTGAatcgggccctcagcagtgagagagcacagtcctaaccactggaccgccagggaattccctttcatcatctttatttatttattttttaatatttatttattttattttatttttggctgcgtcaagtcttagttgtggcatgtgggatctttgttgcggcccgcgggatctttcgttgtggcctTCAGGCTTCTCCCTGGTTGCAGCGctcgggctccagggcgcatgggctctctagttgaggcacgcgcgggcttagttgccctgtgggatgtgggatcttagttccccgactagggatcgaacccaagtcccctacgttggaaggcagattcttaaccactggaccataaGGGGAAGTCCCCCCTTTCATCatctttaaatgaaaacaataccACCCATTGCAACGAGGAATAAAGGAGATTACATATTTAATGACAACACTTTGTGTTCCTTCTTACAGTGCCCCATTCATTAGTCCAAGGTCTCAAACACAGCTAAGACAAAAGCCAGGCTCTGTCAGTTTGTCCAGACCAAAATGCTTTCTTCTTCAGCTCACTGCCTTTCATATCAAgggtccccccccacccccaggtggaGAAGATTTTCAGAATAACCTGATATAGATTGTGGGCAGGTTCTCTACATTTCTGATGATCTGCAGCCTCATGTTTGCGAAAATCTTCCATAGGCACCTTCCAATTTATCTCTTGGAGCCATTCCTTTGCTTTACTTTCAGGGACTAGTAAATGTACAAGCTGGTACAAGTTTGAATATCTAGGCTCATAAGTTCTTACTGTAAGATGAAATTGTTTAGCAAACCCCAAGGGATCCTGTGAACAATCTGGAAATTCCTTAGTTAAGGCCTTAAGTTCTGTCCTAGTCCAAGGGTGTACAGGTAAGAGCAGGTTTCTCCTTAAAGGGGGTGGCTATTACTTTAGGGCTGTCTTTATCCTTTCCCTTAGACTCAACAAGTTCTTCCTTTGAGATTAGAGGTGGAAGAGCAGAGGGGTCAGCATGGGGGAGCTCAGAAAGAAGAGGATACGAAGGAgccaaaggaggagagaaaggaggagaagcaGTGATGACTTCTGAGGTCTTTTCTAATCTAGTCACCATTTCTGATAATTTCTGATTTGTCTCTCACAATGAAACCATTTTATCATTCTCTCGTTTTGAGGCTTCCAGGTACCAATTAAAATGTCTCCATTCTAGCTGTTTGATCTTAAGCTGGCTTTTTCTAATTTAGTGtgcaaataaaatttaccaaCTTAGGTAAATCGAAAGTGCCCCATTTTGGGCCATCTCAGGGACAAATGATTTTTGGTCAGACCTTCCCATTAAGTTTAATGCTTGCAAGCATCAGTTTAATGGGTGTTATACATAAACCCAGCTGGGGTTCCCATAGGTGGCTATTCATCCGGGAGCTGTTTGGCCCGTGAGGCACGATTTCCCATTATTAATTTGGTAGTCCGGTTCAGGTATGAGATATGATCTGAACAGTTTTCTGAGGACAGTGTGGTGGACTGGATGTGCACTGCTTCTGAGTCTAGCTCCCCAAGGAATTACCCTTGAGTCGGTTTGACTCTCTTATGTGTCTCGGTTTCTCCCTGTGACAGTCTAGAACTGTCATGGGTGCGGGGAGTGCTAAGTTATCAGCTTCTGTTGCGCCCCCCAGATGAGCAGTATTTACTTAATGGTCGTAGTGGGGTTCCCTTGTAGGACCACTGCACATAGTAAGGATTGATCCTCAGACACTTCTGCAAGGTCCTCAGTCACCTGAGGACGCCTTGTGGCCAGAAGGAGCAAAATGTCCCTTTATTCTTCAGAGCTGAATAACTCAGTCTCTCATTTCACTAACAAAAAAGTTTTGTTAAGACCCGATATCAATTTAcccctttttttcccttgatttaaGCCGAACTTAACAAAAACCAGCTACCTACGTTTCCCTGGACTTGCTGTCCAGATCCCCCTAGGACCCTGCCTAGGAAATTCCTACGTG is a window encoding:
- the IVD gene encoding isovaleryl-CoA dehydrogenase, mitochondrial: MATVAWLLGRRVASWRPRPPLQPLAGLITQRANSLLPVDDAINGLREEQKQLRQTMAKFLQEHLAPHAQEIDRSNEFKNLREFWKQLGNLGVLGVTAPVQYGGSGLGYLEHVLVMEEISRVSGAVGLSYGAHSNLCLNQIVRNGNEAQKEKYLPKLISGEYVGALAMSETNAGSDVVSMKLKAEKKGDHYVLNGNKFWITNGPDADVLIVYAKTDLAAVPASRGITAFIVEKGMPGFSTSKKLDKLGMRGSNTCELIFEDCEVPAANILGHQSKGVYVLMSGLDLERLVLAGGPLGIMQAILDHAIPYLHVREAFGQKIGHFQLMQGKMADMYTRLMACRQYVYNVAKACDEGYCTAKDCAGVILYSAECATQVALDGIQCLGGNGYINDFPMGRFLRDAKLYEIGAGTSEVRRLIIGRAFNAEFH